The genomic window ATTGCAGAATAAAGGAAGTTAATGGAAAACAATACGCTGATTTTTCTATACCAACTTCAGAAATAAAAAATTTAAACGAATTTAGTTTATACTTAATTTCTAAAGATGAAAGTAAAATTACAAAACTCCCTTGTAATTTAAATTAATCTCTTGTGATAGTTGATTATTTTGGCATAATTTACAGGTAGAAAAGACCCAATATAATAACCTTTCATTAAAAACAATCAAATAATCAATGAGATAATATATATATTACAGCTTTCTAAACACAACATTATTATAAATATTAAAAATTTGGATATGGAGTATAAACTAGAGTGGTTACATTTTTTAAAACAGAGATTAAATAATTAATAAAAAATTTAAAAAAACACTTGCATTATTTTTTATATAGGATATACTTAAATAGAACCTTAATTCAGAAGTAAATGATTTGTTAAATGAATATGTTTCGAATTATCTAAAATTAAGAATAACTTAAGTATATAGATTTCGAAATTTTTATTAATGATTTATTTTTACAAAGAATTAAAGGAATAAAAATTTCGGAGGTAAGAAATTATGACAGGTACAGTTAAATGGTTTAACAGCGAAAAAGGATTTGGATTTATAACTACAGAAGAAGGAAACGACGTATTCGCTCACTTCTCACAAATCCAAAAAGAAGGATTCAAAACTTTAGAAGAAGGACAAAAAGTATCATTTGAAATCGTTGATGGCGCTAAAGGTCCTCAAGCTTCAAACATAACTGAAATCTAATTTTATTAGAAGAATTAAAACCTGAAGATTTATCTTCAGGTTTTTGTTATATCTTAGAATTAAACTTTAGTTTAATCCCATTTTTTTTCTTTTACCTATAATATGTGCTTCTATATTATTTGCTACTTCTATTGGATCATCTCCAAGAGCAACTTTCCCTCCTGTTAGGGATTCTACGTCTTCAGTTAATAATTTTACAAGTTTAGGTGCTCCAGTCATAAATGGAACTGGTGATAGATGAGTATATGCACCATATGCTACTGCAAATATTCCATCTATAGTAGCTTTTTGTTCCATCCATTCAGGAGCAGTAACTGCTATTGGCAAGTCAGATATATCAACATCTAAATGATCTGCAAGGGCAGTTACAAGCATTGATATTCTACCTGTATCTGTGCAAGTTCCAAAACTTAATACTGGAGGTATTTTCAAAAGATTACAGACTTCTTTTAAGCCTTCTCCAGCTAAGTTGTTCGCTGATTCTAAAGTACAAAGTCCAGCTACCTCTAATGCGTGATTTCCACAGCCACCAGAAACAACTAATATATCTTTTTTTATTAATTCTTTTGTAAGATTTACTGTGTTCCAATCTTGTGGACCATTTCTTAAAGTTGAGCAATTTGCTAGTGCTACTACGCCTTTGATTTTTCCAGCAGCAATTACATCTACTAATGGATCAAGTTTGTTTCCAAGTGCACCTAAAACTGCTTCAGTAGAGAATCCTGCAATAGCCTTTTGAGTTATTTTAGGAACCATAGGTTTAACTTTATCTTTACGTTTTTTAAAATTTTCTATAGCTAAGTCAATTAATGTGTCTGCCATAGAATCTACTTTTTCAGGGTTATATGGAATTTTATGTTGTAATCCTGGTATATCGATAATAGTGCTTATGCTTACTAAAGTTACTTGATATTTTTCAGCATAGTGATCTATAGCTGGTGGTGAACAGTTTTCCTCCATAGCCATAACGTCAACAGTACCTGTAGCTAGAAGTGGTTCTATAGTTAACCAATTTCCCATTAAGCCTACAAAAACATCATCTACTTCAAATCTTTGTAGTAATTCTTGACCTGTTTCAATAGATCCTACTACTCTAAGACCTTTTGCACCTGCTGCTCGTGCCTTTTCCTGAACTTCAGCCATCTTAGCTTTTTGTATTGTTGCAACACCACCCCAAGGTTGATGGCCATTAAATACTATATTTATGTATTCAGGATCCATAATACCTAAGTCTACATTTACTTCATGAGGCATAGGTGTTCCAAACAAGATATCTTGTGTCATTTCAAGTCCAATTTGTGAATTGTATATAGTAGCAATACCTAAGCGTAAAGCTTTTGCTGCTAAAGATACGTAACTTCCATCTACATTTGTTAAACAACTAGCTACACAATTTTGTTCTTCATGGACAGTACCAGCAGGATAAATATTTAATTTTCTCCAAAGTTCTTTTCTTTTTTTAGGAGCAAATACCTCTACCATAAGATTGTTATCTTCTGAATCGATTTTTTGCTGTTCTTCTAATAAATTTGCTAATTGTATAGCCATTTTATTTATATCTTGATTTGTATCAATTCCTAGTTTTTCACACATCCACTTTAGTTTGTTTGTATCTTTAATTGTAAAAGGAGTTTTTCCTTCTGCTGTTGATTTTAATGTACGAAAAGCTTCATATGCGTGATGGCTATATGTGCCTGCACCCATTATGTTTTTTAATAAGAAGTTTCGCATTGCCATAGCATCTGGGCCAATTCCACAAACTCCTTTATCCTGATCTCCTTTCTCATTTATTCTACATGGGCCTTGGGAACATAGTTGACAACTTAAACCTTGAAGGCAAAATTTACAGCGAATTTTTTCTTGGGCTACCCATCTGTCAAACACATTAGACATACCATCTTCTCTTATACG from Clostridium sp. MB40-C1 includes these protein-coding regions:
- the cooS gene encoding anaerobic carbon-monoxide dehydrogenase catalytic subunit yields the protein MSETILEKAEGRVSYHDSVEEMLKRIREDGMSNVFDRWVAQEKIRCKFCLQGLSCQLCSQGPCRINEKGDQDKGVCGIGPDAMAMRNFLLKNIMGAGTYSHHAYEAFRTLKSTAEGKTPFTIKDTNKLKWMCEKLGIDTNQDINKMAIQLANLLEEQQKIDSEDNNLMVEVFAPKKRKELWRKLNIYPAGTVHEEQNCVASCLTNVDGSYVSLAAKALRLGIATIYNSQIGLEMTQDILFGTPMPHEVNVDLGIMDPEYINIVFNGHQPWGGVATIQKAKMAEVQEKARAAGAKGLRVVGSIETGQELLQRFEVDDVFVGLMGNWLTIEPLLATGTVDVMAMEENCSPPAIDHYAEKYQVTLVSISTIIDIPGLQHKIPYNPEKVDSMADTLIDLAIENFKKRKDKVKPMVPKITQKAIAGFSTEAVLGALGNKLDPLVDVIAAGKIKGVVALANCSTLRNGPQDWNTVNLTKELIKKDILVVSGGCGNHALEVAGLCTLESANNLAGEGLKEVCNLLKIPPVLSFGTCTDTGRISMLVTALADHLDVDISDLPIAVTAPEWMEQKATIDGIFAVAYGAYTHLSPVPFMTGAPKLVKLLTEDVESLTGGKVALGDDPIEVANNIEAHIIGKRKKMGLN
- a CDS encoding cold-shock protein is translated as MTGTVKWFNSEKGFGFITTEEGNDVFAHFSQIQKEGFKTLEEGQKVSFEIVDGAKGPQASNITEI